One Cellulomonas taurus genomic region harbors:
- a CDS encoding FMN reductase: protein MTTRRIVAISAGLSQPSSTRLLADRLAEATRTELGAQGVPAEVQVIELRDVAHDIINAMLTGGVASQALTEVIEAVTGADGLIAVTPLFTTTYSGLFKSFIDILDKDSITGLPVLIGATGGTPRHSLALEYSIRPLFTYLRADVATTTVFAATDDWAAGSTAGEPSPLPTRIARAGTEFARTIAARDPRTAPEDPFAGTPDFASLLGG from the coding sequence ATGACCACCCGTCGCATCGTCGCCATCTCGGCCGGTCTGTCCCAGCCGTCCTCCACCCGACTGCTGGCCGACCGACTGGCCGAGGCCACCCGCACCGAGCTGGGCGCCCAGGGCGTCCCGGCCGAGGTGCAGGTGATCGAACTGCGGGACGTGGCGCACGACATCATCAACGCCATGCTCACCGGCGGTGTCGCCAGCCAGGCGCTCACCGAGGTGATCGAGGCGGTGACCGGCGCCGACGGCCTGATCGCCGTCACCCCGCTGTTCACCACGACCTATTCCGGGCTGTTCAAGAGCTTCATCGACATCCTGGACAAGGACTCGATCACCGGACTGCCGGTGTTGATCGGCGCGACGGGTGGCACCCCGCGGCACTCGCTCGCCCTCGAGTACTCGATCCGCCCGCTGTTCACGTATCTGCGGGCGGATGTGGCGACCACCACCGTGTTCGCCGCCACCGACGACTGGGCGGCGGGCAGCACCGCCGGTGAGCCCAGCCCGCTGCCGACCCGGATCGCCCGGGCCGGGACGGAGTTCGCCCGGACCATCGCGGCCCGCGACCCGCGCACGGCACCCGAGGACCCGTTCGCGGGCACCCCGGACTTCGCCAGCCTGCTGGGCGGCTGA
- a CDS encoding SpoIIE family protein phosphatase: MTDALDHTWFVSPEVTIDLDNCAREPIHIPGSVQPRGLLMVVQLADGIIRQASENVHELLGKPVDEVVGRTLVEVLGAVADGTVRDQLDDVPDTRVRNPGLVQVVVGGAVVDLDVVVHRPPSDASVFVLELEPADGIRPLTYGTTYEGVRDAIAELNRGTTLPELYDLAARHVRRLTGFDRVMIYRFDADYNGEVVAEAKRDELEPFLGLHYPASDIPPQARALYEKSWIRLISDVDYVPVPVVPALPTPLDLTYASLRSVSPIHCEYLRNMGVRASMSISLLRDGKLWGMIACHHYAGPHAPSYGVRAAAEFLAVALSLRLIAQVDQDVLDATRASSAILARLVAASRDEERSLAQALTGDDALLELVPADGVLVCADGDLASRGRVPDDPQPLLDWVTSGELSTGGGSLVPGGPVAATGDRAGVLVLDGLPEDAPTVPGVAGILALALPDGGTVIWLRDEVIRTVDWGGDPTGKEVVQDGDRFRLSPRRSFDLWRELVRGRSAPWEEVQVTAADDLRGHLVEALFRRGQREIRAAQAVQRALLPARMPAVDGWQVDAHYRPADGGRVGGDWFDVLRLQDGRIAVAVGDVTGHGLAAVGAMGQLRNAVRAYMVDSASPARVLHRLATLARWTLPGQMATLVLVVIDPATGRYEYSSAGHLPPLLVTDSAASWLRVLGSPLIGLLDGPPAEESGTLEPGERLVLLSDGVIERRGESLRVAMDRAVAGIPQARPGHLDALVHGLRDPDSDDDATLVLIARD, from the coding sequence ATGACCGACGCTCTCGACCACACCTGGTTCGTGTCGCCCGAGGTCACCATCGACCTCGACAACTGCGCGCGCGAGCCGATCCACATCCCCGGGTCCGTGCAGCCGCGCGGGCTGCTGATGGTGGTGCAGCTGGCGGACGGGATCATCCGCCAGGCATCGGAGAACGTCCACGAGCTCCTCGGGAAGCCGGTGGACGAGGTGGTGGGTCGGACGCTGGTCGAGGTGCTCGGCGCGGTCGCCGACGGCACCGTCCGCGATCAGCTGGACGACGTGCCGGACACCCGGGTGCGCAATCCCGGGCTGGTGCAGGTCGTGGTCGGCGGTGCCGTGGTCGACCTGGACGTGGTCGTGCACCGTCCGCCGAGCGACGCCTCGGTGTTCGTGCTCGAGCTCGAACCGGCCGACGGCATCCGGCCGCTCACCTACGGCACCACCTACGAGGGTGTCCGGGACGCGATCGCCGAGCTGAACCGCGGCACCACGCTGCCCGAGCTGTACGACCTGGCAGCGCGGCACGTGCGACGGCTGACCGGCTTCGACCGCGTGATGATCTACCGCTTCGACGCCGACTACAACGGCGAGGTCGTCGCCGAGGCCAAGCGGGACGAGCTGGAACCCTTCCTCGGGCTGCACTACCCGGCCTCCGACATCCCGCCGCAGGCACGCGCGCTGTACGAGAAGTCCTGGATCCGGTTGATCTCCGACGTGGACTACGTCCCGGTGCCGGTGGTGCCCGCACTGCCCACCCCGCTGGACCTGACCTACGCCAGCCTGCGGTCGGTGTCGCCGATCCACTGCGAGTACCTGCGCAACATGGGCGTCCGCGCCTCGATGTCGATCTCCCTGCTCCGGGACGGGAAGCTCTGGGGGATGATCGCCTGCCACCACTACGCCGGGCCCCACGCGCCCTCCTACGGGGTGCGGGCGGCGGCGGAGTTCCTGGCCGTGGCCCTGTCGCTGCGGCTGATCGCCCAGGTCGACCAGGACGTGCTGGACGCGACCCGGGCGTCCTCGGCGATCCTCGCCCGCCTGGTGGCCGCCTCCCGCGACGAGGAGCGGTCGTTGGCCCAGGCCCTGACCGGTGACGACGCGCTGCTGGAACTGGTACCCGCCGACGGGGTGCTGGTCTGCGCCGACGGCGACCTCGCCTCGCGGGGCCGGGTGCCGGACGACCCGCAGCCATTGCTCGACTGGGTGACCTCCGGCGAGCTGTCGACGGGTGGCGGCAGCCTGGTGCCCGGTGGTCCGGTCGCCGCGACCGGTGACCGCGCCGGGGTGCTGGTCCTGGACGGGCTGCCGGAGGACGCGCCCACCGTCCCGGGGGTGGCCGGGATCCTGGCCCTCGCGCTGCCGGACGGCGGAACCGTGATCTGGCTCCGGGACGAGGTGATCCGGACCGTCGACTGGGGCGGCGACCCGACCGGCAAGGAGGTCGTCCAGGACGGCGACCGATTCCGGCTCAGCCCGCGGCGGTCCTTCGACCTGTGGCGCGAGCTGGTCCGTGGCCGTTCGGCACCCTGGGAGGAGGTCCAGGTGACCGCCGCCGACGACCTGCGCGGGCATCTGGTCGAGGCGCTGTTCCGACGCGGACAACGCGAGATCCGTGCCGCGCAGGCGGTGCAGCGCGCCCTGCTCCCGGCCCGGATGCCCGCGGTCGACGGCTGGCAGGTGGACGCGCACTACCGTCCGGCGGACGGTGGCCGGGTGGGCGGCGACTGGTTCGACGTGCTGCGATTGCAGGACGGCCGGATCGCGGTCGCGGTCGGCGACGTGACCGGTCACGGACTGGCGGCGGTCGGCGCGATGGGTCAGCTGCGAAACGCCGTCCGGGCCTACATGGTCGACTCGGCCTCGCCGGCGCGCGTGCTGCACCGGCTGGCGACGCTGGCACGCTGGACCCTGCCGGGACAGATGGCGACCCTGGTGCTGGTGGTGATCGACCCGGCGACCGGGCGCTACGAGTACTCCTCCGCCGGACATCTGCCGCCGCTGCTGGTCACGGACTCCGCGGCATCCTGGCTGCGGGTGCTCGGGTCGCCGCTGATCGGTCTGCTGGACGGTCCGCCCGCCGAGGAGTCCGGCACCCTGGAACCGGGTGAGCGGCTGGTGCTGCTGTCGGACGGGGTGATCGAACGCCGGGGGGAGTCGCTGCGGGTGGCGATGGACCGGGCGGTGGCGGGCATCCCGCAGGCGCGCCCGGGGCACCTGGACGCCCTCGTGCACGGGCTGCGCGACCCCGACTCGGACGACGACGCGACCCTGGTGCTGATCGCCCGGGACTGA
- the crcB gene encoding fluoride efflux transporter CrcB produces the protein MTGGLAVLLALAGGIGAACRFWLDGEIRLRWRTVLPVATIAINVTGSLLIGLIAGAHLYAGLPTGWQTVLATGFCGGYTTFSTAAVETVRLVQDDELPRAVANALGTVLLTVAAAALGIALIAWTV, from the coding sequence ATGACCGGGGGACTGGCGGTCCTGCTGGCGCTGGCGGGCGGGATCGGCGCCGCGTGCCGGTTCTGGCTGGACGGGGAGATCCGGCTGCGATGGCGCACGGTGCTGCCGGTGGCGACCATCGCGATCAACGTGACCGGGTCGCTGCTGATCGGGCTGATCGCCGGGGCACACCTGTACGCCGGGCTGCCGACGGGGTGGCAGACGGTGCTGGCCACCGGCTTCTGCGGCGGCTACACCACCTTCTCCACTGCGGCGGTCGAGACGGTGCGGTTGGTGCAGGACGACGAGCTGCCGCGGGCAGTGGCCAACGCCCTCGGCACCGTGCTGCTGACCGTGGCCGCCGCGGCGCTCGGGATCGCGCTGATCGCCTGGACGGTGTGA
- a CDS encoding fluoride efflux transporter FluC, translating into MTPPAHRRPLLVLLVAVTGAAGALSRALIGAGWPPVHGWPVGTLTANLTGALALGVVLEVCARFGPQHPGALRARLAIGTGFLGGYTTFSALALETERLLADGAAAQAIGYVLGTMVGGVLLGWVGIRLGRLLPLGADR; encoded by the coding sequence GTGACCCCACCCGCGCACCGGCGACCGCTGCTCGTGCTGCTGGTCGCCGTGACCGGTGCGGCCGGTGCCCTGAGCCGGGCGCTGATCGGTGCCGGGTGGCCGCCGGTGCACGGCTGGCCGGTCGGGACACTGACGGCCAACCTCACCGGCGCGCTGGCGCTGGGGGTCGTGCTTGAGGTGTGCGCGCGCTTCGGGCCGCAGCACCCCGGGGCGCTGCGGGCACGGCTGGCGATCGGCACCGGATTCCTGGGCGGGTACACCACCTTCAGTGCCCTGGCCCTGGAGACCGAGCGGCTGCTGGCCGACGGTGCCGCGGCGCAGGCGATCGGCTACGTGCTGGGCACCATGGTCGGCGGGGTGCTGCTGGGCTGGGTCGGGATCCGACTGGGCAGGCTGCTGCCGCTCGGGGCGGACCGATGA
- a CDS encoding phage holin family protein, protein MTFASGPSGPSPVTDPPKAQPSLGHLISQMSEQTARLVRAEIDLAKAELTEKAKAAGIGIGLLAAAGFLGFFAFAVLLTVVILALAEAFPAWLAALIVLVVLLVVVGVLAMVGIKKLKQGVPPTPEKAIDGVKQDADAVTTAVKEGLQR, encoded by the coding sequence ATGACGTTCGCATCGGGCCCGTCCGGACCCTCCCCCGTCACCGATCCGCCCAAGGCACAGCCGTCACTCGGCCATCTGATCAGCCAGATGTCGGAGCAGACCGCCCGACTGGTGCGCGCCGAGATCGACCTGGCCAAGGCGGAGCTGACCGAGAAGGCGAAGGCCGCCGGCATCGGCATCGGCCTGTTGGCAGCGGCCGGGTTCCTCGGCTTCTTCGCCTTCGCGGTCCTGCTCACCGTGGTGATCCTGGCGCTGGCCGAGGCGTTCCCGGCCTGGCTCGCGGCGCTGATCGTGCTGGTGGTGCTGCTGGTCGTCGTCGGGGTGCTCGCGATGGTCGGGATCAAGAAGCTCAAGCAGGGCGTCCCGCCCACCCCGGAGAAGGCGATCGACGGCGTGAAGCAGGACGCCGACGCCGTCACCACCGCCGTGAAGGAAGGTCTGCAGCGATGA
- a CDS encoding DUF3618 domain-containing protein produces MSDDTPKLTVSDYEAEVLRSRADLAATADALAAKLDPRTQVAEAKESASRLVRDAVGSDPAADPSNRTRARTILAGGVAAVAGLVVLAIKRR; encoded by the coding sequence ATGAGCGACGACACCCCGAAGCTGACCGTCTCCGACTACGAGGCCGAGGTACTCCGCTCGCGTGCCGACCTGGCGGCGACCGCGGACGCCCTCGCGGCGAAGCTGGACCCGCGTACCCAGGTCGCCGAGGCGAAGGAGTCGGCGTCCCGGCTGGTCCGGGACGCGGTGGGCAGCGACCCCGCCGCCGACCCGAGCAACCGCACCCGGGCGCGGACGATCCTCGCGGGCGGCGTCGCGGCCGTGGCCGGACTCGTCGTGCTGGCGATCAAGCGACGCTGA
- a CDS encoding methylated-DNA--[protein]-cysteine S-methyltransferase, whose amino-acid sequence MTTTPLSVQVLATPAGPLTVISSPEDDVVRAAGFTPVDVLAARLGAVLRARGIRSEPGNGPVADAVRRYADGDLDALDAVAVEQPGGPFTQRAWQVMRTIAPGSTLTYAELAQAAGNPAAVRAAGSACARNLIAPFVPCHRVLRTGGAMGGYYYGLDVKRALLAHEAGLLSVA is encoded by the coding sequence ATGACGACCACCCCGCTGTCCGTGCAGGTGCTGGCGACCCCGGCCGGCCCGCTCACCGTGATCTCGTCCCCCGAGGACGACGTGGTCCGCGCCGCCGGATTCACCCCGGTGGACGTCCTGGCCGCCCGACTGGGTGCCGTGCTGCGGGCACGGGGCATCCGCAGCGAACCGGGCAACGGTCCGGTGGCCGACGCGGTGCGGCGGTACGCCGACGGTGACCTGGACGCGCTGGACGCGGTAGCGGTGGAGCAACCGGGCGGCCCGTTCACCCAGCGGGCGTGGCAGGTCATGCGAACGATCGCGCCCGGCAGCACGCTCACCTACGCCGAACTCGCCCAGGCAGCAGGGAACCCGGCCGCCGTCCGGGCTGCCGGGTCCGCCTGCGCACGCAATCTGATCGCACCCTTCGTCCCCTGTCACCGGGTGCTGCGCACCGGAGGGGCGATGGGTGGGTACTACTACGGCCTCGACGTGAAGCGGGCGCTGTTGGCCCACGAGGCGGGGCTGCTCAGCGTCGCTTGA
- a CDS encoding BldC family transcriptional regulator: MSAPHTENEVLLTPSEVASLFRVDPKTVTRWAKAGKLSSIRTLGGHRRYRETEVRELLVGIPDQRDDS, encoded by the coding sequence ATGTCCGCTCCCCACACCGAGAACGAGGTGCTCCTGACGCCCTCGGAGGTCGCCTCGCTGTTCCGGGTCGACCCGAAGACCGTGACGCGTTGGGCCAAGGCGGGGAAGCTCTCCTCGATCCGGACCCTCGGCGGTCACCGGCGGTACCGCGAGACCGAGGTCCGCGAGCTGCTGGTCGGCATCCCGGACCAGCGCGACGACTCCTGA
- a CDS encoding DUF3073 domain-containing protein: MGRGRQKAKQTKVARELKYFSPEPDYRVLERELTEPRSNLVTDSRQDSDDEDDYSRWADER; encoded by the coding sequence ATGGGGCGCGGCCGTCAGAAGGCTAAGCAGACCAAGGTGGCTCGGGAGCTGAAGTACTTCAGCCCCGAACCGGATTACCGGGTCCTCGAGCGAGAGCTCACGGAACCCAGGAGCAACCTGGTCACGGACAGCCGACAGGACTCCGACGACGAGGACGACTACTCCCGCTGGGCGGACGAGCGCTGA
- the purM gene encoding phosphoribosylformylglycinamidine cyclo-ligase: protein MTSSVSQPVTYAAAGVDTEAGDRAVELMKDAVRATHGPEVLGGVGGFAGLFDASALTGYRRPLLASSTDGVGTKVAIAQAMDVHDTIGFDLVGMVVDDIVVVGARPLFMTDYIACGKVVPERIAAVVRGIAAACEVAGTALVGGETAEHPGLLAPDEYDVAGAATGVVEADDLLGPERVRTGDVLLALGSSGLHSNGYSLVRRVIDVAGWSLDREVPEFGRTLGAELLEPTRVYAADCLALAATGGVHAFSHVTGGGLAANVARVLPAGLVADIDRASWELPAVFQVAQHLGQVPWHDLERTLNLGVGMVAIVAADRAEALTREAGRLGLPAWTLGEVRALDGELDTPGPDLVAGTKGVQGGAVRLVNSYRVA from the coding sequence GTGACCAGCAGTGTGTCCCAGCCCGTGACCTACGCCGCCGCCGGTGTCGACACCGAGGCCGGTGACCGCGCGGTCGAGCTGATGAAGGACGCCGTGCGGGCCACCCACGGGCCCGAGGTGCTCGGCGGCGTCGGGGGCTTCGCCGGTTTGTTCGACGCCTCTGCCCTGACCGGATACCGCCGCCCACTGCTGGCGAGCTCCACCGACGGGGTGGGCACCAAGGTCGCCATCGCCCAGGCGATGGACGTGCACGACACCATCGGCTTCGACCTGGTCGGCATGGTGGTGGACGACATCGTCGTGGTGGGCGCCCGGCCGCTGTTCATGACCGACTACATCGCCTGCGGGAAGGTGGTGCCGGAGCGGATCGCCGCCGTGGTGCGCGGGATCGCCGCCGCCTGCGAGGTCGCCGGGACCGCGTTGGTCGGCGGCGAGACCGCCGAGCACCCGGGTCTGCTCGCACCGGACGAGTACGACGTGGCCGGGGCCGCCACCGGCGTGGTCGAGGCGGACGACCTGCTCGGCCCGGAGCGGGTGCGGACCGGTGACGTGCTGCTCGCCCTCGGGTCCTCCGGGCTGCACTCGAACGGGTACTCGCTGGTGCGCCGCGTGATCGACGTGGCCGGTTGGTCGCTGGATCGGGAGGTGCCCGAGTTCGGCCGCACGCTGGGGGCCGAGCTGTTGGAGCCGACCCGGGTGTACGCCGCCGACTGCCTGGCGCTGGCCGCGACGGGCGGGGTGCACGCCTTCAGCCACGTGACCGGCGGCGGGCTGGCGGCGAACGTCGCTCGGGTGCTGCCGGCCGGGCTGGTCGCCGACATCGATCGCGCGTCCTGGGAGCTGCCGGCCGTGTTCCAGGTCGCCCAGCACCTCGGCCAGGTGCCGTGGCACGACCTGGAGCGCACCCTGAACCTCGGGGTGGGCATGGTGGCGATCGTCGCGGCGGACCGCGCCGAGGCGCTGACCCGGGAGGCCGGACGACTCGGCCTGCCCGCCTGGACGCTGGGCGAGGTGCGCGCGCTGGACGGCGAGCTGGACACCCCGGGTCCGGACCTGGTCGCGGGGACCAAGGGTGTGCAGGGCGGTGCCGTGCGGCTGGTGAACAGCTACCGGGTCGCCTGA